The Crocosphaera subtropica ATCC 51142 genome includes a window with the following:
- a CDS encoding 4a-hydroxytetrahydrobiopterin dehydratase codes for MVEQLTQRQCTACTGDSSPVSEEDIKQLKPQIPDWKIEDENGQLRLVRTYEFSNFKKALAFTQKIGDKAEEEGHHPSLLTEWGKVTVIWWTHAINGLHENDFIMAAKTDQIAGD; via the coding sequence ATGGTAGAACAATTAACTCAAAGACAATGCACTGCCTGTACCGGGGATTCTTCTCCTGTTAGTGAAGAAGATATTAAACAACTGAAGCCTCAAATTCCTGATTGGAAAATTGAAGATGAAAATGGCCAATTACGATTAGTAAGAACTTATGAATTTTCTAACTTTAAAAAAGCATTAGCATTTACTCAGAAAATCGGAGACAAGGCAGAAGAAGAGGGACATCATCCCAGTTTACTGACTGAATGGGGGAAAGTAACCGTAATTTGGTGGACTCATGCCATTAATGGATTACATGAAAATGATTTTATTATGGCAGCGAAAACAGATCAAATTGCTGGGGATTAA
- a CDS encoding transketolase, protein MTVVSAIPAFCQGIQHFGENLPNYEQYTTEAAIKPDNTAISSPNDPNAVFQTLLAADALRYLTLQTAATKQSGHPGGFASIADTIAALVMLGHKNIITEVGHHAPGFYSNMFLDRSLEDMGITTVQQMGERFREMHGLLGHLSGQIPGLLNPAGPLGQGQHFAMAGAKLHPGVLFPVTIGDGGLGEPYIMSSFAHFNTSFPDVTNFLPILVWNGYSQEHHSMVSTKTNEEMIAYWQGNGFAEVILVNAKDYDDSNQEGEYVDSTQFSLAKRLAFTQAILEATDKAAKSALNGTLTVLIVKQLKGSGVHKRGAKSHNLYPGDTLEKDYIVHALKERALSPEAWQMVRTNFERSAGGPASHHVVTEKVLPLPELGPLPLTEYEVHGEKKVATTAMGELVVHVGQKDPNFVVANADGNAASGINNINIGLKIVHPTVDDLYFQGPGGQVYEPLSEDACAGLAAGLALFGARTLWCSYESFAINGLPIWQTVTQAMAELRRPTPSTITLFTAGALEQGRNGWTHQRPEIENYFAGMMRNGNIFPLFPCDANSIQVCYEWAVQTKNKGITITASKSPLPVRTTFNQTRQGLQDGGIILHESKGKKKVVFAVIGDMTLIPVFDAALHLENEGIGVKIVSVISPRRLYRSYDVAWETCTEKDSHFLDDQGFENLFGGDALIGVTGGTSAMLEPVMLRSNCKRDTFAWKRGETASSAGEIMSFNGLTAEALTKRASELLS, encoded by the coding sequence ATGACAGTTGTTAGCGCAATCCCCGCATTTTGTCAAGGAATTCAACATTTTGGTGAAAACTTACCCAACTACGAACAATATACAACAGAAGCAGCCATAAAACCCGATAATACAGCCATTTCTTCCCCCAACGATCCTAATGCCGTTTTTCAAACCCTCCTCGCAGCCGACGCATTACGCTACTTAACCCTACAAACCGCAGCTACCAAACAATCTGGACATCCCGGCGGTTTTGCAAGTATCGCCGACACCATTGCAGCCTTAGTGATGCTAGGTCACAAAAACATTATTACCGAAGTCGGTCATCACGCCCCAGGTTTCTACAGCAATATGTTTTTAGACCGTTCCCTCGAAGATATGGGCATCACCACCGTACAGCAGATGGGGGAACGGTTTAGAGAAATGCACGGACTCCTGGGCCATCTTTCTGGACAAATACCCGGACTACTCAACCCCGCTGGTCCTTTGGGACAAGGACAACACTTTGCTATGGCCGGGGCTAAGTTACATCCTGGGGTACTCTTTCCTGTCACCATTGGGGATGGGGGGTTAGGGGAACCCTATATTATGAGTAGCTTTGCTCACTTCAATACCTCTTTTCCTGATGTCACTAACTTCTTACCCATCTTGGTATGGAATGGTTATTCCCAGGAACATCATAGTATGGTTTCCACCAAAACCAACGAAGAAATGATTGCTTATTGGCAAGGAAACGGCTTTGCTGAGGTGATTTTAGTTAACGCTAAAGACTATGACGACAGTAACCAAGAAGGGGAATATGTCGATAGTACCCAATTTTCTTTAGCGAAACGGTTAGCCTTTACCCAAGCTATTTTAGAAGCAACGGATAAAGCAGCTAAATCTGCTTTAAATGGTACCTTAACCGTTCTCATCGTCAAACAACTCAAGGGATCTGGCGTTCACAAACGGGGTGCAAAATCTCATAATTTATATCCTGGGGATACTTTAGAAAAAGATTACATTGTTCATGCCCTGAAAGAAAGAGCTTTATCCCCTGAAGCGTGGCAAATGGTTCGCACTAACTTTGAACGGTCTGCTGGCGGTCCTGCATCCCATCACGTTGTCACAGAGAAGGTGTTACCTTTGCCAGAGTTGGGACCGTTACCCTTAACTGAATACGAGGTACATGGGGAGAAAAAAGTAGCCACAACTGCGATGGGTGAGTTAGTGGTTCATGTGGGGCAAAAAGACCCTAACTTTGTAGTGGCTAATGCCGATGGAAATGCTGCCTCTGGAATTAATAATATTAATATTGGTTTAAAAATCGTTCATCCCACCGTTGATGACCTTTATTTTCAAGGGCCGGGGGGACAGGTTTATGAACCCTTAAGCGAAGATGCTTGTGCCGGGTTAGCAGCAGGGTTGGCTTTATTTGGGGCAAGAACCTTATGGTGTTCCTATGAGTCTTTTGCTATCAATGGGTTACCCATCTGGCAAACCGTAACCCAAGCGATGGCTGAGTTACGTCGTCCCACTCCTTCTACGATTACTTTATTCACTGCAGGGGCGTTAGAACAAGGGCGGAATGGTTGGACTCATCAACGGCCAGAAATTGAAAATTACTTTGCTGGAATGATGAGAAATGGTAATATTTTTCCTCTCTTTCCTTGTGATGCCAATAGTATCCAAGTGTGTTATGAATGGGCAGTACAAACTAAGAATAAAGGCATAACCATTACTGCGAGTAAATCACCGTTACCTGTGAGAACAACATTCAACCAAACCCGTCAAGGTTTACAAGATGGGGGAATTATTTTACATGAGAGTAAAGGCAAGAAAAAAGTGGTTTTTGCTGTCATTGGTGATATGACTTTAATTCCTGTATTTGATGCTGCTTTACACTTAGAAAATGAGGGGATTGGGGTTAAAATTGTTTCAGTTATTAGTCCCCGTCGCTTATACCGTTCCTATGACGTTGCTTGGGAAACTTGCACCGAAAAAGATAGTCATTTCTTAGATGATCAAGGCTTTGAGAACTTGTTCGGTGGTGATGCTTTAATTGGGGTAACGGGTGGAACCTCTGCTATGCTAGAACCTGTTATGTTACGCAGTAATTGTAAGCGAGATACCTTTGCTTGGAAACGGGGCGAAACGGCATCTAGTGCAGGAGAAATTATGTCATTTAATGGTTTAACCGCAGAAGCTTTAACGAAGCGAGCAAGCGAGTTATTAAGTTAA
- the hpnA gene encoding hopanoid-associated sugar epimerase — protein MTIKAFVTGGTGFIGANLVRLLLKEGYEVRALVRPQSNLDNLKELDLEIIKGDLNDINLVEKIRGCHVLFHVAAHYSLYQSDQDKLYESNVLGTRSILNAAKQANIERIIYTSSVAAIGVGKPGQIVNESHQSPVNELVGHYKKSKYWAEQEAKKAIINGQDIVIVNPSTPIGPLDIKPTPTGDIILRFLRRQMPAYVNTGLNLIDVRDVAQGHLLALEKGKTGERYILGNKNLSLKALLEELSLLTGLKAPQQTLPLWLPLTVAWVEETLLSPLGKKPSIPIDGVKMSKQPMYYDPSKAINELGLPSSPIENALQDAITWFTNNGYVETNSINR, from the coding sequence ATGACCATCAAAGCCTTTGTTACTGGAGGAACCGGATTTATTGGCGCAAACTTAGTTAGACTCTTATTAAAAGAAGGCTATGAAGTGCGGGCTTTAGTTCGCCCTCAAAGTAATTTAGATAACCTCAAAGAATTAGACCTCGAAATTATTAAAGGGGATCTCAACGATATCAATTTAGTGGAAAAAATAAGAGGATGCCATGTGCTATTTCATGTGGCTGCACACTATTCTTTATATCAGTCTGATCAAGATAAATTATATGAGAGTAATGTGTTAGGAACTCGTTCTATTTTAAACGCAGCTAAACAAGCGAATATTGAACGCATTATTTACACCAGTTCCGTTGCTGCGATCGGTGTGGGAAAACCAGGACAAATCGTTAACGAAAGCCATCAAAGTCCTGTTAATGAATTGGTTGGACATTACAAAAAATCAAAATATTGGGCTGAACAAGAAGCTAAAAAAGCCATCATCAATGGGCAAGATATTGTTATCGTTAATCCCAGTACCCCCATTGGACCACTCGATATTAAACCCACTCCCACAGGAGACATTATTTTACGTTTTTTACGTCGTCAAATGCCAGCTTATGTCAATACTGGGTTAAATCTTATTGATGTGCGAGACGTAGCGCAAGGTCATCTGTTAGCCTTAGAAAAAGGGAAGACGGGGGAACGGTATATTTTAGGTAACAAAAACCTCAGTTTAAAAGCCTTATTAGAGGAATTATCCCTACTAACAGGGTTAAAAGCCCCTCAACAAACCTTACCCCTTTGGTTACCTTTAACCGTGGCTTGGGTAGAAGAAACGTTATTATCTCCTTTGGGTAAAAAACCGTCAATTCCTATTGATGGGGTCAAAATGTCTAAACAACCTATGTATTACGATCCATCTAAAGCGATTAATGAGTTAGGCTTGCCATCTTCTCCCATTGAAAATGCGTTACAAGATGCTATTACTTGGTTTACCAATAATGGATATGTTGAGACTAATTCAATTAATCGTTAA
- a CDS encoding ABC transporter ATP-binding protein, with product MSVIDVKNLSKIYKVSLKKPGLQGTLNHFFRRTYRDVIAVKDVSFTINSGEIVGFLGANGAGKTTTLKMLTGLIHPSTGEVKIVGYTPFKRHPKFLKQMSLIMGQKQQLLWDLPALDSLKINAAVYEIPDNIFHKRLQELAEMLSIKEQLTQPVRKLSLGQRMKAELLAALLHHPQVLFLDEPTLGLDVNSQAAIRSFLKEYNKRYEATILLTSHYMADITALCERVLLIHEGQLIYDGNLEKLVEKFTPYKEVNVELSSPLSSEKLAHYGQVETVKGQEVRFLVKQENLTETIAKILAQLEVNDLNVTEPPIEEVVSQIFSQGNVDI from the coding sequence ATGTCTGTTATTGATGTCAAAAACCTTAGTAAAATCTATAAAGTTTCGTTAAAAAAGCCTGGATTACAAGGAACACTTAATCATTTTTTTAGGCGTACTTATCGAGATGTTATCGCTGTTAAAGATGTCTCCTTTACGATTAATAGTGGTGAAATTGTTGGGTTTTTAGGGGCTAATGGTGCAGGAAAAACCACCACATTAAAAATGTTAACCGGGTTAATTCATCCTTCAACGGGTGAAGTAAAAATAGTCGGTTATACTCCTTTTAAACGTCATCCTAAATTCTTAAAACAGATGAGTTTAATTATGGGACAGAAACAGCAATTATTATGGGATTTACCGGCTTTAGATTCTTTGAAAATTAATGCTGCTGTCTATGAAATTCCTGACAATATTTTTCATAAAAGACTGCAAGAATTAGCAGAAATGTTGTCTATCAAAGAACAATTAACCCAACCGGTTCGTAAATTATCATTGGGACAAAGAATGAAAGCAGAATTATTAGCTGCTTTGTTACATCATCCCCAAGTTTTATTTTTAGATGAACCCACATTAGGGTTAGACGTTAATTCTCAAGCTGCAATTCGTTCGTTTTTAAAAGAGTATAATAAAAGGTATGAAGCCACTATTTTATTAACCAGTCATTATATGGCTGATATTACGGCCTTGTGTGAAAGAGTTTTATTGATTCATGAGGGACAATTAATTTATGATGGTAACTTAGAGAAGTTAGTTGAAAAATTCACGCCCTATAAAGAGGTAAATGTTGAATTATCTTCTCCTTTATCATCAGAAAAACTAGCTCATTATGGACAAGTCGAAACAGTAAAAGGTCAAGAAGTTAGATTTTTAGTGAAACAAGAAAACCTAACAGAAACTATAGCTAAAATTTTAGCTCAATTAGAAGTCAATGATCTCAATGTTACCGAACCTCCTATAGAAGAAGTGGTTAGTCAAATCTTCTCTCAGGGAAATGTTGATATATAA
- a CDS encoding DUF2949 domain-containing protein — protein sequence MSPSEQNQKLVRFLQQELNIPAESIALVQRHPELPYSSFPMLLWRYGLITIGQLERIFDWLDHSLCHSANQL from the coding sequence ATGAGTCCCTCAGAACAAAATCAAAAACTGGTACGCTTTTTACAACAAGAATTAAATATTCCTGCTGAGTCCATTGCTTTAGTGCAACGTCATCCTGAACTACCTTATAGTTCCTTTCCGATGTTATTGTGGCGTTATGGATTAATTACCATTGGTCAATTAGAGAGAATTTTTGATTGGTTGGATCATAGTTTATGCCATTCAGCTAACCAACTTTAA
- a CDS encoding aminopeptidase P family protein: MININTLKNRRQKLANLINFPVVLWSGKSPSKNFKANHYPFRASSHFLYFAGIPIENAAIKLENGKLDLFMDNPSPDSTLWHGEMPTREDIAREIGANSAYPMEVLKDQIDDVATIPVQDIFTYEKQQKMLQRSLSINKASKEIDNQLMKAIISLRLTHDETALKEIRKAVNVSVEAHKIGIKSTKKCSTEAEVRAVMESYIISKNMICAYNSIVTINGEILHNETYHNSLKSGDLLLADVGAETALGWASDITRTWPVNGHFSSSQRDIYDVVLAAHDTCIEAIKPGVEYREIHLLGAKIMAEGLVNLGILKGDPETLVEKDAHAIFFPHGIGHLLGLDVHDMEDLGDLAGYEEGRTRSDRFGLGYLRLDRPLKAGMVVTIEPGFYQVPAILNHPQFKEKYDQDINWDKLKQLSDVRGIRIEDDILVTETGTEILTQNLPTQAENIEEMMR, from the coding sequence ATGATTAATATTAATACCTTAAAAAATCGTAGACAAAAACTAGCTAATTTGATCAACTTTCCTGTAGTCTTATGGTCAGGAAAATCACCCTCTAAAAATTTCAAAGCGAATCATTATCCTTTTCGTGCAAGTAGTCATTTTCTCTATTTTGCAGGAATTCCTATAGAAAATGCAGCAATAAAACTAGAGAATGGTAAATTAGACTTATTCATGGATAATCCTTCTCCTGATAGTACCCTATGGCATGGAGAAATGCCCACAAGAGAGGATATTGCAAGAGAAATAGGAGCCAATAGTGCCTATCCAATGGAAGTCTTAAAAGATCAAATAGATGATGTTGCGACGATTCCCGTTCAAGATATTTTTACCTATGAAAAACAACAGAAAATGTTGCAGCGTTCCCTATCTATTAATAAAGCATCAAAAGAGATTGATAATCAATTAATGAAAGCCATTATTAGTTTAAGATTAACCCATGATGAGACAGCTTTAAAGGAAATAAGAAAAGCGGTTAATGTTTCTGTAGAAGCTCATAAAATTGGTATAAAATCAACTAAAAAATGTTCTACAGAAGCAGAAGTTAGAGCGGTAATGGAAAGCTATATAATTAGTAAAAATATGATTTGTGCATATAACAGTATTGTTACTATTAATGGTGAAATTTTGCATAATGAAACTTATCATAATTCATTAAAATCAGGAGATTTATTATTAGCAGACGTGGGAGCAGAAACGGCTTTAGGATGGGCTTCAGATATTACAAGAACTTGGCCAGTGAATGGTCATTTTTCTAGCTCTCAAAGAGATATTTATGATGTTGTTTTGGCTGCTCATGATACTTGTATTGAAGCCATCAAACCAGGGGTAGAATATCGAGAGATTCATCTATTAGGAGCTAAAATAATGGCTGAAGGTTTAGTCAATTTAGGCATTTTAAAAGGTGATCCTGAGACTTTAGTAGAAAAAGACGCTCATGCCATATTTTTCCCTCATGGAATTGGTCATTTATTAGGATTAGATGTTCACGATATGGAAGACTTAGGAGACTTAGCAGGATACGAAGAGGGAAGAACCAGAAGCGATCGCTTTGGGTTAGGATATTTAAGGTTAGATCGTCCTTTAAAAGCTGGTATGGTAGTTACCATTGAACCTGGATTTTATCAAGTCCCTGCTATTTTAAATCATCCTCAATTTAAAGAGAAATATGACCAAGACATTAATTGGGACAAATTAAAACAATTGTCTGACGTTCGAGGAATTCGTATAGAAGACGATATTTTAGTCACAGAAACAGGAACAGAAATATTAACCCAAAATTTACCCACTCAAGCAGAAAACATTGAAGAAATGATGAGATGA
- a CDS encoding S66 peptidase family protein, giving the protein MTSIDAWKQPPYIKPGDTIVGISPSGAIKDLAAVEKAREIVRSQGYNLELDKHWNAHYGYLGGTDEQRREALLEALINPNYKGIIAGRGGYGVARLLEEKDWETILRKYPKWMIGFSDITSLLWKLARVKIHSIHGPVLTTLAKEPKWSLKRLFNYLEGHPLPPLQGQGWGNGQAQGWLLPANLTVATHLLGTPLQPPLDGVILALEDVGEPPYRIDRMLTQWRLMGAFDGVKGIALGRFSRSNGSSDSWTVEEVLGDRLGDLGIPIVSELPFGHDGVNAILPVGMKVMLDGDEGILTRV; this is encoded by the coding sequence ATGACTTCGATTGATGCTTGGAAACAACCCCCTTATATAAAACCCGGTGATACAATTGTAGGGATTTCTCCAAGTGGGGCAATTAAAGACCTTGCTGCGGTAGAAAAAGCCAGAGAAATTGTGCGATCGCAGGGCTACAATTTAGAACTAGATAAACATTGGAACGCCCATTATGGTTATTTAGGTGGCACCGATGAACAACGTCGAGAAGCCTTATTAGAAGCCTTAATCAACCCAAATTATAAAGGGATTATAGCCGGGCGTGGGGGTTACGGTGTGGCTAGACTATTAGAAGAAAAAGACTGGGAAACTATCTTGAGAAAATATCCTAAATGGATGATAGGTTTTTCCGATATTACTAGCTTACTCTGGAAACTAGCTAGGGTAAAGATTCATAGTATTCACGGGCCTGTATTAACCACCTTAGCCAAGGAACCGAAATGGTCATTAAAAAGACTATTTAACTATTTAGAAGGTCATCCCTTACCCCCATTACAAGGACAAGGATGGGGAAATGGCCAAGCACAAGGCTGGTTATTACCGGCTAATTTAACTGTAGCCACTCATTTACTCGGAACCCCCCTACAACCTCCCTTAGACGGGGTAATTTTAGCCCTAGAAGACGTAGGAGAACCCCCTTACCGTATTGACCGAATGTTGACGCAATGGCGGTTAATGGGTGCATTTGATGGGGTTAAAGGCATTGCGTTGGGACGGTTCAGTCGCAGTAACGGTTCTTCTGATAGCTGGACCGTAGAAGAGGTATTAGGCGATCGCTTGGGGGATCTTGGTATTCCTATTGTTTCTGAGTTACCCTTTGGCCATGACGGGGTAAACGCTATTTTACCCGTGGGGATGAAAGTTATGTTAGACGGAGATGAAGGGATACTTACGAGGGTGTAG